The proteins below are encoded in one region of Hordeum vulgare subsp. vulgare chromosome 3H, MorexV3_pseudomolecules_assembly, whole genome shotgun sequence:
- the LOC123440300 gene encoding uncharacterized protein LOC123440300, with product MKKGGRKTSGCFCFSCLGAPMRALSRACDLYVSGMSGCARRMPAGAVAGGRGPGGFGGSATTMHLRASSDRADDLVRAASKQRRVAPEPADVGAGQKKVHLSQATAAVPAWRKRPAMVTIAEDAPFEFGACALKRPEMSGRGAAVGGLAASGGGFGAIKVGSKAFETRS from the coding sequence ATGAAGAAGGGTGGCAGGAAAACCAGCGGGTGCTTCTGCTTCTCCTGCCTTGGCGCGCCCATGCGCGCGCTGTCGAGGGCGTGCGACCTCTACGTGAGCGGCATGTCCGGGTGCGCGCGCCGCATGCCGGCGGGGGCGGTCGCGGGCGGCCGCGGCCCCGGCGGCTTCGGCGGGTCGGCCACGACCATGCACCTGCGGGCGAGCTCGGACCGCGCCGACGACCTTGTCCGCGCTGCCTCGAAACAGCGCCGCGTCGCGCCCGAGCCGGCGGACGTTGGGGCGGGGCAGAAGAAGGTCCACCTTAGCCAGGCGACGGCGGCCGTCCCGGCGTGGAGAAAGCGTCCGGCGATGGTGACCATCGCCGAGGACGCGCCGTTCGAGTTCGGCGCCTGCGCGCTGAAGCGGCCAGAGATGagcgggcgcggcgcggcggtGGGCGGACTGGCAGCCAGCGGCGGTGGTTTTGGCGCCATCAAGGTGGGGAGCAAGGCCTTCGAGACCCGATCGTGA